The window TCATGCAGACCGCAGTATCATAAAAATTTTAGAAGTATATGTCGTGTGTTATCTTTCACATATCACTTGGTTTTTTGATCATCTGTAATTTGAGTTTGAAGAAGATGAGGTGACATGAGGATACCCCTTCTTATACGCCAAGAGGGGTAATGATATTGTGGTGATGGAATTGGTCGCTTTCAAGGTTACTGTGGAAAGAGGCTACCATGAGATGTGTGGTTGTTGCATGACTATGAAGTCTTCCCCATCTGCAGAAGGCTGTTTTCTTCAATGTAAATTTCCTACTAATTTGAATATTTGATGTAGATGTTGATTTGGAAGCTCAAAATAGTTCATCAAACTGAGGCATTGTTAATCTGGAACCTCAAATAGTTCATTAAATCAGGTTGAATGCATAAGAGCCTCAGTTTTTGAATTATGTCAGTAAAAGCAACAATGCCTCAGTTCATCAGAGTTCAAATAGTAGTTAAAAGTTTAAAACTCAGATGATGAGATGAAGTAACAGAAAATCCTTTTATTAAGATATATAATTGCCCTTTAGAGGGGCTAAGGAATTCTGAGCTGGTTGTGGTGATAGATAGGATGGCTTGACTTCCAAGTCTTCCCCAATTTTCCAGAAATTAAACATTGGATGGCTTGACTTCTAAGTCTTCCCCAATTTTCCAGAAATTAAACAGCCTACCGGAGAAAAACCGACTCGTATTTTAAGAGAAGACAGAAGGCTAAGGAAATTTCAGTGATGTTATAGTGTAGGGTATTTATCGAAAGCAACGGATGTCCAAAATTTCAACCTATAAACATTAGATCACCACATTCTACCACACTCAAAACTACTAGTTTGGATAAAAAGAACATCAGAGATGATAGTATATCCCAAGTTCCTAATTGAATATTGACCGTGTCCTCATAAACCTTCTTAAGCAAGAAAAAACAGAAAAGGACAGAGTATAAGATACAATAGATCTTTGCCAAACACATAATATTATTAGCACCTCTCTGTTTAATGGATTACAATCACTTTAAAAAAATGCCCTGTTTTATCTGGCCAGTTAAGGAGTAGAGCTTTTGGTATGCTAAATTTTACTTACCACACAGGCGATTATAGAAACGTGGTGAAACTACTCTAAGCTAAATATACATACATCTTTGTATTACACTTGTATTATTTCTGTACATCTCAGACACACCCTCTGAATAACTTCATGCCTCTTGTTGCTTAGTGTAGGGTAGTCCAAATGTTATCTCATAAAGGCCTCAGAAGTGGGTAATCTTCAAGTAGTTCACGCTCAGATAGAGTGTCATTTTCATTCTGAGGAGTCCACAACACCTCTACTGCCTGCAAGAAAATATATATATCAAGCACAGTTCAAGTGGACAAACTTACAAGTTACAACTAGAACTAAGACCATAATTCTCACTAATAATTTGCTTGGGGGAATGGATGCAAGCTTCTGCAGTGCTTCCTTCAAGTCGCCACTGCCATTGATTGCAGGTAACTTGTGCACTCCTTCAGCAGCCACCAATATTGTTATCTGGTAGAAATTCATAGTCAGGAAATGAATATTCATTATATCAAAAAGACGAGAGAGGATGAGACATTAACATATTATATTGCAGTGTCTATCGAGATTTTCAGAAATCAGGAACATATTATAGTGCAACCCTGAGATCACAATAAAGAATTGGTTCTCACATTAACACAACATATCCATATATAGACACACCACAATATAAAGGCGGCAAAATATATATTATTCTCCAAAGATGAGGTCGATAAGTTCATAGTTATTGTCACATTGTATAGACGCACCGCAATATAAAGGCAGCAAAATATGTTTTATTGTCAAAAAATGAAATCAATACGTATGCCTATTTATCTTGTAAGTTGCAACCACTAATTCTTCTTAAAACCTAACCAATGGTACAGTTCCTTTCATGAGTTTGTCATGTATATAGGCATAGAAACAACCACGAAATACTATACTATACAGAGGATGTCAGTCGTGTGGTAAGAGGATGATCAAACCCAAGTTGCTTTGGTTTAATCTTATGGGAAACAGGAAACACAAAACAAAAAGATAGCCAATCAAAGTGAATCAAGATGTCAAGTAGGCTTTACAGTGATGCTAATGCATGATGCCCACAATCGCAAGGACTAAAGGCCACACATTATCAGCTTGCATGCAATCAGTGCATCCATACCAGAATATTCTTGGATTGAACTAAAACTGGTCATGTATTTTAAGACAGGTTATCTTAGTTGACCTTACCACTATGTATTCATTGCGGAATCCATTAGATCTCTGGCTTGTTGAGCTCCGCTTTCTTATGCTGTTCACATTTACAAGTGTCTCTTCATCAAATTTACCCCTTTCTTCAATAGAAAGTTGATTGAAGCCTTTCTCTGCATCCTCTATGCTTCGTTTCAGAGACACCTACAAGTATGCCAGAAGTTATATTCCTTATTTCTAAAAGTAGTTACATTTTCTGTTTTGATCCATATATTCAAGTACTCCATGACAAACTCCATCCAATAAAGATGTGTGCATGCACAAACTATTTCTTGTTACACTAGTTTGGGGAGCACCTATGCTATGTTCCAGTTTTTCTAGACTGAAAATGAAAGTAAGAACATTAACTATTACATCATTAGATAACTGTAGTGTGCATTGCCTCGCCACACCCTTCACCTCCCTCGTTTTTAAGTTGAAAAGACAATATAAAAAGCTTGCATCATGATCTGCATAAGACCTGGAAGCTGCTCTTCAATTTTTTTTTTCTTGGGTAAATTATAAGTTCACTAGAAGGAATTACTCTGATTTTTATGTCCATAAAGGATACAAACTCATATGATAGTATAACATAGCAACACCAGCAAGACACTGAATTCCATTTCTTTATGAATGTAGATTAAACCCCCACCTTTCTCAGTTTCTAAAGAGAGGCAAACATATCAGGTATTTTGAAACCCTTGCATATGTGCTCAGTATCATCCTTTATCAAGTTAATATGATTGGTTATTGCTACCAATGTGTGTGTGTGTGTGCGCCTTATCTCATAATTTTTTTGTGACAATTATCTTGAGAGAGAAAAGGAAATGTTGATTACACTATAAATCTATAATCTCTTCCTAAGGTCCACCTTGATTAGTTGTCAACAAGACTGGTGCACCAAATTTATTCTACCAAGTACTCTAGGGAAGGATCTTGAACTTACCGATGAATACCCAGAGATGCAATAATCAGGATGCCTAAGCAAAGCAAGTGTAGTCTCTGCAACCAAAAGTAATAGAAATGCATCAGAACTTCTTACAGAAAATTACTAAAAAAAGAGAGTAAAATAGCTTGGCCTTTTGGGATATTATTGTATATAAGAGCAGATGCAGCCTCAATACCTACTAGCTTATAATCATGACAGTCTTAATCCAGCCAAAATGTGAATTCTAAGTTTGCTGAAGTATAGAAATGGATTAGCATCTCTGACAAATCCTTTCAAAAAGAGCGCTTGAAAATAAAAGGCTTAATCAGGAGGCCCCCTCGAAAGTAAATGGATATAGAGTAATATCTTGTGCCAGAGTATACTACTATATCATATTCCCACCAGTATATCTTCCTATCCGACTGTTCTTTTCAAACCCTCTCATTCTTTCAAAGTAAATCACCTTCCCATATATATTGGAATAGTGAAATAACATTCAAACGAATGATTGACAGCACTATATTATATTTTTTCTACACAAGTATCATTATCAATAAATCCCTCAAAACGGCAACTACAGCAACTCGTGACAACTAATTAGTATGAAGGAGGCAAATACTTTGCTTCTATTTCAACCATATTAAATAAGCATAACCTGACCCAATGAAAATAGACTGACTGATAAAGCTCACCTGTCATAACATAGCTCAAACCCTCAGGGGTAGAAGTATCTGCCGTATCAGCAATCCGATCAAGATCCCTCTGTAGTTCTCGCCCCAATCCCAACAACCCAACCTTAGAAAAACAACAACAAAAGAAAATGGTGAAGCTATAGAGACCAACTCAACCATAGTAATCCAACAAACAAGTAAACTACATAACCACCAAAACAACATCATCGAAAACACATCCACTCATAGTTTTCCATATAGCATGTCACATCTTTTTACCTTACAAAACAAACACCTACCGTAACGAGAATCTAACAGAATGTGAAACAACCACTATAAACATTTCAATGTGTGATTGACAAGTAAAGACCTCCAATACCTGCAACTTCAGAACAGTAGTTTTCTCAGTAGCAGTAAGCACACTCCCCTCAGACCGATCCGAAAGAAAACCCGAAACCAAAACAAACGCCGCGAAACCCGTCAGAATCAGAAAGAAACTCGACCCCGCCCCGACTCCGACTCCCACCGCCGGGCCCACATAAAACCCGCCTCCACCGCCACCAAACCCGAACGGCGACGGCGCGTAGTACGGCGCCGAGTACGAGAAGTCCGGCCTCGACGTCCTCGGCACCGAGTAACTCCTCGCCGATGACGACGAACTGGACGAACTCGACCGCGACGAGAACGACTTTCCCCCGACCCGACCGCCCGAGGCTGCCAAAGCCGGGTTCGGGTCGGACATCAGTACCAGGCCCAATAGCACCGCCACCATTGCGGGCTTGCTCAGCGCCTTGACAGCATTTAATAATTTATCCGCGATGACTTCTATTGGGTTAGGTTTTGTTGTGAGCTCCGGTTTGGATTCCGGTGAGAAGAAGCAGTTGAGTTTGAAGCGAGAGGTGGGGGTGATGAGGTGGAGTGATTTGGGCGGGAGAGGAGGAGGGCGGGAAGGGGAGAAGAGGAGAGGGTGGTGGTGCCATTTGAGTGGGGTGGGTTGGAGTAAGGAAGCAGTTATTGACATTGGAGATTTTGGTGGGTGGGGAGTTGAATGGAGGAGGATGAAAAATGAGGAAGTGGGTTTGTTTGGGAAAAATCAAGAGGAGGAGGAGGAGGAGGAGGTGTGACTAGTGGTGCCCATGCAGCTGGCTGTATTTTGATTTCTGATTCAATCTCAACCTCATCTTTGTCTCTCCTTCTTTGTCATTGACCCCCACACGATCATCTAAAATGCTCATGATTCATGAATCTCATGAGTCATTAGAGCGTCTCAGTAACATTGGTAAATTGAAAAAAATTAAAGATTTATTAATTTTTAAATAAATCTTTGCTTCAGCAGAATACTTAAAAAGTTGATAAATTTATAAATTAATAAAAAAAATTGATAAATTTATTAATCTTTAGAAGACAATTAACTAAAACTTAACAATACTGCTGGAGCAAAAGTTCAAAAATTACTATTTTAAATCTAAATGTTGACAAATTTAGCAATAAATTTAACTCTATTGCTGGAGATGCTCTAAAAGTAAAAATGTCAAGATGACGCACGTGACTTGCATATGATGATAATGTAAATTTGATACATGACCTACATAACGTGTAGTTATCGGTAAAAATCTCTAAAAATAACATAAGTTTCAACAAATATTAAAAGCTTATCTCGACCTCTGCCGGTTGGCCCAGTTACATTGTCTGCATTACAGGCCGAGGTGGAAGCCCTCCGAGCCGGGTTGCTGGTAGCAGTCCAACAAGGATGGGAAGAAATCGAAGTCGAGTCGGACTGTGCGACATTGGTCAATGCCCTTGAGGGGGATGAAGAGGATCTATCTGAATTCTAAAATCGGTCGATTGGTAGAAGATTGTAAAAGGTACGCAGTTCTTTTATGTTCTTTCAAATTCGACATGTATTTCAAGAAGCAAATGGTGTGACTCATAGATTAGCTTACCTTGCTACCTGAAATAGTTTACATGAGTTTTAGATTAAAGAGACTCCTGTTATTATTCAGGATGTTGTCTTCAGGGCCGGCCCTGTGTTAGTCGAGGTCCTAGATGCAAAAGTTAAAAATTAGTTTTCATGAAAATTTTTAGGGTCCGGTTCAAGGGACACTAAATTTTACACAAGTTTTTACATCTTTTGTGAGCCATTAGATTTAAAAACATTTAATGACCTAGATTTATTGTTTAAATGATGTCAACTAAACACCAAGTGACATTGAAAATGACATGGCATTATAATTGATTAAATTTATTTTCTTAAAATAAATAGTTGAATACAAACTTGAGTAATATAGTTCAGATCAGAATTGAACTAAACCTAATTATATATATAGCAGAAGAACAACGTATACAAGATTTATGGACACCAAAAGAAAGATTATATACAATTCTATAATCACCAACTGTCATCTCCAATTCACCATCGTCAAATCCCCATCTTATTAGTCAAGCTATTGATATATGAACCCTTGATATATTGCTACTGGTGTTCCAATACATATACTGTATACATGAAGATTTGAAGAAAATGTCAAATGTCCAGACTGTAAAGATTTGAAGAAACAATACGATTTTCGGGATCAACAAGTTTGAGAGTCTTGTCAAATGTCAAATTGATACTTATAATAAGCTCTCGAGCCTTTTTGCTTTGGATCTCAACCTTGACGTTGGAGCTCTTGCCCCTCTTCACCAAGCTCTCCAATTGGTAATTTGGTACGCCATCTTAGGTTGATTATACCAAGAAGAAGAAAATTGTGCAGATTGTTGGTTTTTGATCTGCAATCCTTCTTCTTTGTTTTGTTGATCGTGTTCAATTTCTGAATATTCCCTTTATTTTTTTTCCTAATAAAGAGAAATTTATCTAATATAATTTTTGATTGATAATAAGTAATACCATGTCATTTTCCATGTCACTTGGTGTTTAGTTGACATCATTTAAACAATAAATCTAGGCCATTAAATGTTTTTAAATCTAATGGCTCACAAAAGATGTAAAAACTTGTGTAAAATTTAGTGTCCCTTGAACCGGACCCAAATTTTTATTAACCAATTAATTAAAATTCAAGAGTCAACATTCATAATGAAAAGAAGTTAATCATTTTTATGTTAACAAGTTAATTAAATGTCAAATTGAACTCACAAAAAAGGAAAGAAGTATGTACAATTAGAGATAAAATCT of the Fragaria vesca subsp. vesca linkage group LG6, FraVesHawaii_1.0, whole genome shotgun sequence genome contains:
- the LOC101293892 gene encoding uncharacterized protein LOC101293892 — protein: MSITASLLQPTPLKWHHHPLLFSPSRPPPLPPKSLHLITPTSRFKLNCFFSPESKPELTTKPNPIEVIADKLLNAVKALSKPAMVAVLLGLVLMSDPNPALAASGGRVGGKSFSSRSSSSSSSSSARSYSVPRTSRPDFSYSAPYYAPSPFGFGGGGGGFYVGPAVGVGVGAGSSFFLILTGFAAFVLVSGFLSDRSEGSVLTATEKTTVLKLQVGLLGLGRELQRDLDRIADTADTSTPEGLSYVMTETTLALLRHPDYCISGYSSVSLKRSIEDAEKGFNQLSIEERGKFDEETLVNVNSIRKRSSTSQRSNGFRNEYIVITILVAAEGVHKLPAINGSGDLKEALQKLASIPPSKLLAVEVLWTPQNENDTLSERELLEDYPLLRPL